One segment of Vibrio gazogenes DNA contains the following:
- a CDS encoding phosphoadenylyl-sulfate reductase, translated as MPDNMLYQPQLAELLSMTKVEQSLHLAELNGYLESLSAQERIIWAFENLQGTFAVSSSFGIQAALMLHLVSQVKNDVPVILTDTGYMFPETYQFIDLLTERLNLNLKIYRAALTPAWQEARYGKLWEQDVEGIEKYNRLNKVEPMRRALKELEVGTWFSGLRREQSKSRAHLPVLAIQNGVFKFLPVIDWTNKDVHYYLKEYDLPYHPLWDEGYLSVGDVHTTQKWEPGMSEEETRFFGLKRECGLHEDDGESHGSGI; from the coding sequence ATGCCTGATAATATGTTATATCAGCCCCAGCTTGCTGAGTTACTCAGTATGACAAAAGTGGAGCAGTCGCTGCACTTGGCTGAATTGAACGGGTATCTGGAAAGTTTGTCAGCTCAAGAAAGGATCATTTGGGCATTTGAGAACTTACAGGGAACATTTGCAGTCTCTTCTAGTTTTGGTATTCAAGCTGCATTGATGTTACATCTGGTTTCTCAAGTTAAAAATGATGTTCCGGTGATCCTGACTGATACAGGATATATGTTTCCTGAAACATATCAGTTTATTGACTTGTTGACGGAAAGGTTGAACCTCAATCTGAAAATATATCGTGCGGCGCTTACACCTGCTTGGCAGGAAGCTCGTTACGGCAAGTTGTGGGAACAGGACGTTGAGGGGATTGAGAAATACAACCGACTCAATAAAGTTGAACCGATGAGAAGAGCACTGAAAGAGCTGGAAGTTGGTACTTGGTTCTCTGGACTGCGTCGTGAGCAGTCGAAATCTCGTGCTCATCTACCGGTGCTTGCGATCCAGAATGGTGTTTTTAAATTCTTGCCAGTGATCGATTGGACGAATAAAGATGTTCATTATTATCTGAAAGAATATGACTTGCCTTATCATCCGCTATGGGATGAAGGTTATCTCTCTGTCGGTGACGTGCATACCACTCAAAAATGGGAGCCCGGTATGTCAGAAGAAGAAACACGCTTCTTTGGTTTGAAAAGAGAATGTGGGCTTCATGAAGATGATGGTGAATCTCATGGCTCAGGTATTTAA
- the traN gene encoding conjugal transfer protein TraN, translating into MTFVGSYCKSKVLGACIEKREAYCCFNSPLSRIVQEQVRPQLGMSFGSPKNPQCGGIPLDKIAEIDWSKVNLDEWLGILQQNGKFPDPSSVNLESLTGSGSDFNIDGGRLNTEERTLNRLNGIDVDAKRREAAQQVFPDWKGE; encoded by the coding sequence ATGACTTTTGTTGGTTCTTACTGTAAGTCAAAAGTGCTCGGAGCCTGTATTGAAAAGCGGGAAGCTTACTGTTGTTTCAACTCTCCGTTGTCCCGCATCGTTCAGGAGCAAGTTCGCCCGCAGCTGGGCATGTCATTTGGTTCTCCGAAGAACCCGCAGTGCGGCGGTATCCCGCTGGATAAAATTGCCGAGATCGACTGGAGCAAAGTGAACCTGGACGAATGGTTGGGGATTCTGCAACAAAACGGTAAGTTCCCAGATCCAAGTTCTGTCAATCTGGAATCACTCACCGGCTCCGGCAGTGATTTCAATATCGATGGCGGTCGTCTGAATACAGAGGAAAGAACGTTGAATCGCCTGAATGGAATTGATGTTGATGCTAAACGCAGAGAGGCGGCGCAGCAGGTTTTTCCGGATTGGAAGGGGGAGTGA
- a CDS encoding assimilatory sulfite reductase (NADPH) flavoprotein subunit: MNREVVTMSSANNNISNQSGLFSSPLNDTQLNQLQHSVSQLSPQQLAWVSGYFWGLSQSQTGEVAGAATMSPLAAAKPADKLTIIYASQTGNAKGVAEALEHEAQAQGLPVQIFDASDYKGKDLAKETHVVIVASTNGEGEAPDNALELHEFLQSKKAPKLPNLQYGVIGLGDSSYEFFCQTGKDFDAFLAKLGAKPFLERVDCDVDYDAPAAEWRQQALGILKESMSEGQGEVVPLPIHSAGGATAEYTKLKPYTATLLTNQKITGRDSGKDVRHVEIDLEGSGITYQPGDALGVWYENDADLSSQILSCVGLSGVESVEVDGESISVHSALIRQFEITSSNPQLITRVAALSESTFLKELVEDKDKLREYSAHTQIIDVLKQAAVQLSADELVGLLRRLTPRLYSIASSQSEVDEEVHLTVGVVEYDQNGEARQGGASGFLTHRLEEGDNIKVFIEHNNNFKLPQDDDTAIIMVGPGTGIAPFRSFIQERDNRGASGKSWLFFGDRTFTQDFLYQVEWQKYLKSGALTQMDVAFSRDQAEKVYVQHRLLEKAEQIWEWLQSGAYLYVCGDATHMAKDVHEALITIAEQQGGLGREQAEEYVNELRKAKRYQRDVY, translated from the coding sequence ATGAATAGGGAAGTCGTGACGATGTCTTCAGCTAACAATAATATTTCTAACCAGAGTGGTTTATTTTCTAGTCCACTCAACGATACGCAACTTAATCAGTTGCAACACAGTGTTTCACAACTGTCGCCGCAGCAATTAGCTTGGGTCAGCGGATATTTCTGGGGATTGAGTCAGTCTCAGACTGGTGAGGTTGCCGGTGCGGCGACGATGTCTCCGCTTGCTGCCGCAAAACCTGCCGATAAACTCACTATTATTTATGCTTCCCAAACCGGGAATGCAAAAGGGGTTGCCGAAGCACTGGAACATGAGGCACAAGCACAGGGGCTGCCGGTACAGATTTTTGATGCCAGTGATTACAAAGGTAAAGATCTTGCCAAGGAAACCCATGTTGTCATCGTGGCTTCAACCAACGGTGAAGGTGAAGCGCCTGATAATGCTCTTGAGCTGCATGAATTCTTACAGTCCAAAAAAGCGCCGAAACTACCGAATCTACAGTATGGTGTGATTGGTCTGGGTGACTCAAGCTATGAGTTCTTCTGCCAGACGGGTAAAGATTTTGATGCTTTCCTCGCTAAATTGGGTGCAAAACCGTTTTTGGAACGGGTTGACTGTGACGTGGACTATGACGCTCCGGCAGCAGAGTGGCGTCAACAAGCGCTGGGGATTCTTAAAGAATCGATGTCGGAAGGACAGGGTGAGGTTGTGCCGCTACCGATTCATTCCGCAGGCGGTGCTACGGCCGAATATACCAAGCTGAAACCTTATACTGCGACGTTGCTGACCAATCAGAAAATTACCGGCCGCGATTCGGGTAAAGATGTTCGCCATGTTGAAATTGACCTTGAAGGATCAGGAATTACTTATCAACCGGGCGATGCATTAGGGGTTTGGTATGAAAATGATGCTGACTTATCCAGCCAGATTTTGAGCTGTGTCGGATTATCTGGCGTGGAGAGTGTCGAAGTTGATGGTGAAAGTATTTCGGTTCACAGTGCTTTAATTCGCCAGTTCGAAATTACCTCATCCAATCCTCAGTTGATTACTCGGGTGGCGGCGTTATCTGAATCGACATTCTTGAAAGAGCTTGTCGAAGATAAAGATAAACTGCGTGAGTATTCCGCGCATACACAGATTATTGACGTGTTAAAACAAGCCGCTGTGCAGTTATCGGCAGATGAATTAGTAGGACTACTACGCCGTTTGACCCCTCGTCTCTATTCCATCGCATCCAGTCAAAGTGAAGTCGATGAAGAAGTTCATCTGACGGTTGGGGTGGTTGAATATGACCAAAATGGTGAAGCCCGTCAGGGAGGCGCCTCCGGATTTTTGACGCATCGTCTTGAAGAAGGCGACAACATCAAAGTTTTCATTGAGCATAATAATAACTTCAAACTTCCTCAGGATGATGATACTGCAATCATCATGGTGGGGCCGGGAACGGGGATTGCGCCATTTAGAAGCTTTATTCAGGAAAGAGATAACCGTGGCGCTTCAGGGAAAAGTTGGTTGTTCTTCGGTGACCGGACATTCACGCAAGATTTTCTCTATCAGGTTGAATGGCAGAAATATCTGAAGTCAGGTGCTCTCACTCAGATGGATGTTGCGTTTAGCCGCGATCAGGCCGAAAAAGTTTACGTTCAGCATCGCTTGCTGGAAAAAGCCGAGCAGATTTGGGAATGGTTACAGAGTGGGGCCTATCTCTATGTCTGTGGTGATGCAACCCATATGGCAAAAGATGTTCACGAAGCCTTGATTACGATTGCCGAACAGCAAGGCGGTTTGGGTCGGGAACAAGCTGAAGAATATGTCAACGAACTCCGTAAAGCGAAACGTTATCAAAGGGATGTCTACTAA
- the dusA gene encoding tRNA dihydrouridine(20/20a) synthase DusA: MLDWTDRHCRYFHRLLTSQALLYTEMVTTGAIIHGKGDFLAYNDEEHPVALQLGGSNPQDLATCAKLAAERGYDEINLNVGCPSDRVQNGRFGACLMAEPQLVAECVAAMKAEVDIPVTVKTRIGIDEQDCYQFLTDFITIVAEQGGCEQFTIHARKAWLNGLSPKENREIPPLDYPRAYQLKRDFPHLQIAVNGGIKSLEETKAHLEQLDGVMVGREAYQNPYLLAEVDQQIFGLETPVKKRSQVVEEMYPYIESQLSKGAYLGHISRHMIGLFQNMPGARQWRRYISENAHKKGAGIEVIQTALLKIPESLNV; encoded by the coding sequence ATGCTTGATTGGACGGACCGTCATTGCCGCTATTTCCATCGATTGCTGACTTCGCAGGCGCTGTTGTATACCGAGATGGTAACGACCGGGGCGATCATTCATGGAAAAGGTGATTTTCTCGCTTACAATGATGAGGAACATCCGGTTGCACTTCAGCTCGGTGGCTCGAATCCACAGGATCTGGCAACGTGTGCTAAATTGGCTGCTGAACGTGGCTATGATGAAATCAATCTCAACGTTGGTTGTCCGTCTGACCGAGTTCAGAATGGCCGGTTTGGTGCGTGTTTGATGGCTGAGCCTCAGTTGGTTGCCGAGTGTGTCGCTGCGATGAAAGCTGAAGTCGATATTCCGGTGACGGTGAAAACAAGAATCGGGATTGATGAGCAGGATTGTTATCAATTTCTGACGGATTTCATAACGATCGTGGCTGAACAAGGTGGCTGTGAACAGTTTACCATCCATGCGCGTAAAGCCTGGTTGAATGGCCTGAGCCCGAAAGAGAACCGGGAGATCCCACCGTTAGATTATCCCAGAGCTTATCAGCTGAAACGGGATTTTCCCCATTTGCAGATTGCCGTGAATGGCGGTATCAAAAGCCTCGAAGAAACCAAAGCCCATCTGGAGCAACTTGATGGCGTGATGGTTGGTCGTGAAGCATATCAGAATCCATATTTACTGGCGGAAGTCGATCAGCAGATCTTTGGGCTAGAGACGCCCGTGAAAAAGCGCTCACAGGTTGTCGAGGAAATGTATCCGTATATTGAATCGCAATTATCGAAAGGTGCGTATCTTGGGCACATCTCTCGTCATATGATCGGGTTGTTTCAGAATATGCCCGGAGCCCGACAATGGCGTCGTTACATTAGTGAGAATGCGCATAAAAAAGGCGCGGGAATCGAAGTGATTCAAACAGCACTGTTGAAAATCCCTGAATCTTTAAATGTGTAA
- a CDS encoding esterase/lipase family protein, whose amino-acid sequence MSKNDNRHSITDYARQGDELIRFDDKVRAKPSDFKVDKTVILIHGFTAHGDYLESLATELVEYGYNVLIYNYYSLNGVLRAAESLAERLVLLNELTDGDLERNKISLICHSMGGLVGKSLYLLTAAKCFVSSLVTIGTPHQGTLTDAKVLQHLINAGEYLCGKPTSYRPDGCSAKELMGVDNYNNIGLLDSLELKADELKELPILSISGGRRYLEVGSNPILNYAANKYIQDQLKSENDGLVLEDSSTPFSNSKFEPHPLSLHQNNYSDYKYVNHSHLVNSQVVGLNIVAWLKNIPSSDG is encoded by the coding sequence ATGAGTAAAAATGATAACCGTCACTCTATAACCGATTATGCCCGACAAGGTGATGAGTTAATTCGGTTCGATGATAAGGTACGAGCCAAGCCTTCTGACTTTAAAGTTGATAAAACCGTAATTCTCATTCACGGGTTCACTGCGCATGGAGATTACCTCGAGTCTTTAGCAACCGAATTAGTAGAGTATGGTTACAACGTCCTCATTTACAATTACTATTCACTTAATGGGGTTTTACGGGCTGCTGAGAGTTTGGCTGAAAGATTAGTTCTACTTAATGAGCTTACAGATGGCGATCTAGAACGTAACAAAATTAGTCTTATATGTCATAGCATGGGAGGGCTTGTCGGAAAAAGCTTGTATTTATTGACGGCAGCTAAGTGTTTTGTGTCTTCGTTAGTAACGATAGGAACCCCTCATCAAGGAACATTAACCGATGCTAAAGTACTGCAACACTTGATAAATGCAGGGGAGTATTTATGTGGAAAACCAACAAGTTATAGGCCTGATGGTTGTTCAGCTAAAGAGTTAATGGGGGTAGATAACTACAATAACATTGGCTTACTTGACTCTTTAGAGCTAAAAGCCGACGAGTTGAAGGAATTACCAATTCTTAGTATTTCAGGAGGACGTCGATATTTAGAAGTTGGCAGTAACCCAATTTTAAACTATGCAGCAAACAAGTACATTCAAGATCAGCTCAAAAGTGAAAATGATGGATTGGTTTTAGAAGATAGTTCAACCCCATTTTCAAACTCAAAATTTGAACCTCACCCATTGAGCCTGCACCAAAATAATTACTCTGATTATAAATATGTTAATCATAGCCACCTCGTAAATAGTCAAGTAGTAGGTCTAAATATTGTTGCATGGCTTAAAAATATACCCAGTTCTGATGGCTGA
- a CDS encoding tyrosine-type recombinase/integrase: protein MVRDAYYTLYQLNLIAKSERRSRRPIGDELDRIRSELLNRQEHRSAHIPYLDILEFSILSCMRIGEVCKILWEDVDGKSKAVKVRDRKDPRKKEGNHMWVLLLGDAWEILQRQPKTAACIFPYNSKSVSAGFQRVRSKLGIHDLKYHDLRREGASRLFEQGFSIEEIAQVTGHRNLNTLWLIYTELYPNRVHEKFNLLQRQRGMDVERG from the coding sequence GTGGTTCGTGACGCTTACTACACGCTTTATCAGTTGAACCTGATTGCCAAGTCAGAACGCCGCAGCCGACGGCCAATCGGCGATGAGCTGGATCGTATCAGATCTGAACTGTTGAACCGACAGGAGCACCGTTCCGCACATATCCCTTATCTCGATATTCTGGAATTTTCGATTCTGAGTTGTATGCGTATTGGCGAAGTATGCAAAATTCTATGGGAAGATGTGGATGGAAAAAGTAAGGCCGTGAAAGTCCGGGATCGAAAAGACCCGCGTAAGAAGGAAGGCAATCATATGTGGGTGCTATTGCTTGGTGATGCCTGGGAAATTCTGCAACGCCAGCCAAAAACAGCAGCATGCATTTTCCCTTACAATAGCAAAAGCGTTTCTGCCGGTTTCCAACGTGTCCGGAGTAAACTCGGCATCCATGATCTGAAATACCACGACCTGCGCCGCGAAGGAGCCAGCCGCCTGTTTGAACAAGGCTTTTCAATTGAAGAAATCGCCCAGGTTACCGGCCATCGTAACCTCAATACGTTATGGCTGATTTATACCGAGCTTTATCCGAACCGGGTACATGAGAAGTTTAATTTGCTTCAGCGGCAGAGGGGTATGGATGTAGAGAGAGGGTGA
- a CDS encoding cyclic peptide export ABC transporter, whose product MFKSILSRFKWQIFAATVLSVVGALAGIMMLRIITAQVGLIGAGKSPGPNAFLIFVGVVATVLLFSLASRYLLAKLSARVVYEFRDSLAKRLLSTSYAMLEQIGGHRVMAAMKTDAAKLSDGLLMLPGFIYSLVTVMLCLGYMVYTSWELFSVVFVLIALIVVIAKFFLKRGFHHYMLLREYEDDMFSGLKTLVDGIKELSINANRRRFTYNQLLEPNFKAIRERSVKVSVIFTMMGSMASTLVFFVIGIIVFGSRIYFPNVPLEVIVTFVLTILYMVNPLQGVIDSMSRFSDCSSSYRNIESLELAELEDFQRTTEAEKKPPAENESWQRLTVRDMMFQYQSEDDEYSFHVGPVNAEFQRGEAIFLTGGNGSGKSTFAKLLVGLYRPNQGTIQLDDKVVSEAIDTHEYQQMFSTIFSDFHLFEHVLNGEGEPEKDEVIQKYLADLELTTKVTSKDGKLSSVAMSQGQKKRLALLMSYIEDTPICLYDEWAADQDPRFREIFYTRIIPELKRQNKLVLVISHDDRYFHLADQLIKFESGNIVENHIQNRYEGAATEAVEEEEMMTISV is encoded by the coding sequence ATGTTTAAATCCATTTTAAGTCGTTTTAAATGGCAGATATTCGCAGCAACCGTCCTGAGTGTGGTTGGTGCGTTAGCGGGGATTATGATGCTGAGAATCATCACGGCTCAGGTTGGCCTGATTGGTGCCGGAAAATCGCCCGGTCCAAACGCGTTTCTGATTTTTGTCGGTGTGGTGGCGACGGTATTATTATTCAGCCTCGCCTCCCGTTATCTGTTGGCAAAATTGAGTGCCCGGGTAGTGTATGAGTTTCGTGATTCACTGGCGAAGCGGCTGCTTTCAACATCGTATGCGATGCTGGAACAGATTGGTGGTCACCGTGTGATGGCGGCGATGAAAACGGATGCAGCCAAGTTATCTGACGGACTGTTGATGTTGCCGGGCTTTATCTACAGTCTAGTGACGGTGATGCTGTGTCTCGGATATATGGTGTATACCTCATGGGAACTGTTCTCGGTCGTTTTCGTCTTGATTGCGTTGATTGTCGTGATTGCTAAGTTTTTCCTGAAACGCGGATTCCACCATTACATGCTGCTACGTGAGTATGAAGATGACATGTTCAGTGGCCTCAAAACCTTGGTTGACGGGATTAAAGAGCTGAGTATCAATGCCAATCGTCGCCGTTTTACCTACAATCAGCTCCTGGAGCCAAACTTTAAAGCGATTCGTGAGCGGAGCGTTAAAGTGTCGGTGATCTTTACCATGATGGGCAGTATGGCTTCGACGTTAGTGTTCTTCGTGATTGGCATTATTGTCTTCGGTAGTCGGATTTATTTTCCCAATGTGCCGCTGGAAGTGATCGTCACGTTTGTCCTGACCATTCTGTATATGGTGAATCCATTGCAGGGCGTGATTGATTCGATGAGTCGCTTCAGTGACTGTTCAAGCTCTTACCGCAATATCGAGAGCCTTGAACTGGCGGAGTTGGAAGATTTTCAGCGCACCACGGAAGCGGAGAAAAAACCACCAGCGGAAAATGAATCATGGCAGCGCCTGACCGTTCGGGACATGATGTTTCAATATCAATCGGAAGATGATGAATATTCATTCCATGTCGGCCCCGTGAATGCTGAATTTCAGCGTGGTGAGGCGATTTTCCTGACCGGTGGAAACGGTAGTGGTAAATCGACATTTGCCAAATTGTTGGTCGGCTTGTATCGCCCGAATCAAGGTACGATTCAGCTCGATGATAAAGTGGTTTCGGAGGCAATTGATACGCATGAATATCAACAGATGTTCTCGACTATTTTCTCGGATTTCCATTTATTCGAGCATGTTCTCAATGGTGAGGGTGAACCGGAAAAAGACGAAGTGATCCAAAAATATCTCGCTGATCTGGAACTGACTACGAAAGTCACTTCCAAAGACGGTAAGCTCTCCTCCGTTGCGATGTCTCAGGGACAGAAAAAACGGTTGGCATTACTGATGTCATATATCGAAGATACGCCGATCTGTCTTTACGACGAGTGGGCTGCGGATCAAGACCCGCGTTTCCGCGAGATCTTCTATACCCGGATCATTCCTGAACTGAAACGTCAGAATAAACTGGTGTTGGTCATCAGCCATGATGATCGTTATTTCCATCTTGCCGATCAGCTGATTAAGTTCGAAAGCGGCAATATTGTGGAAAATCACATTCAGAATAGATACGAGGGCGCAGCAACCGAAGCCGTTGAGGAAGAAGAAATGATGACGATATCGGTTTAA
- a CDS encoding envelope stress response protein PspG yields the protein MMVELLYLLIFAGVLFFTGVTLFGIMLSIGLSFLFVLAFGMFAMLIKMLPWLLVIVLGIWLFKKYA from the coding sequence ATGATGGTTGAACTGCTGTATTTGTTGATCTTTGCAGGCGTGCTATTTTTTACAGGTGTGACGCTGTTTGGGATTATGTTGTCGATTGGCTTGTCATTCTTGTTTGTCTTGGCATTTGGTATGTTCGCCATGTTGATTAAGATGCTGCCTTGGTTACTCGTGATTGTGCTTGGTATTTGGTTATTTAAGAAATATGCATAG
- the cysI gene encoding assimilatory sulfite reductase (NADPH) hemoprotein subunit, translated as MSANQETKDQEVLGQVLGPLSDNERLKRESNFLRGTITQDLQDPLTGGFTADNFQLIRFHGMYQQDDRDIRAERTKQKLEPMHNVMLRARMPGGIIQPQQWLAIDQFATEHTLYGSIRLTTRQTFQFHGVLKPQIKMMHQMLNKTGIDSIATAGDVNRNVLCTSNSVESELHQEAYEWAKKISEHLLPKTRAYAEIWLDGEKLETTDEEPILGSNYLPRKFKTTVVIPPHNDIDVHANDLNFVAIAEAGKLIGFNVLVGGGLAMTHGDTSTYPRRADDFGFIPLEKTLDVAAAVVSTQRDWGNRSNRKNAKTKYTLDRVGIDVFKAEVEKRAGTHFAESRPYEFTSRGDRIGWVEGIDGKFHLTLFIENGRLLDYPGKPLKTGVAEIAKIHQGDFRMTANQNLIVAGVTAEQKEQIELIAKAHGLMDDGVSEQRKNSMACVAFPTCPLAMAEAERFLPEFVTDVEGILEKHQLGEDENIILRVTGCPNGCGRAMLAEVGLVGKAPGRYNLHLGGNRAGTRIPKMYKENITERQILAELDQLVGRWATERNDGEYFGDFVIRSGIIDEVVISKRDFYA; from the coding sequence ATGAGTGCGAATCAAGAAACCAAAGACCAAGAAGTATTGGGACAAGTGCTGGGGCCATTGTCTGATAACGAGCGCCTGAAGAGAGAGAGTAATTTTTTACGTGGCACGATCACGCAAGATCTTCAGGATCCGCTTACCGGTGGATTTACGGCAGATAACTTTCAGTTGATCCGGTTTCACGGGATGTATCAGCAGGATGATCGTGATATTCGGGCTGAGCGGACAAAACAGAAGCTGGAACCGATGCATAATGTGATGCTTCGTGCTCGGATGCCCGGTGGCATTATTCAGCCTCAACAATGGCTCGCGATCGACCAGTTTGCAACGGAACATACGCTATATGGCAGTATCCGTCTGACGACCCGGCAAACCTTTCAGTTTCATGGTGTGCTGAAGCCTCAAATTAAAATGATGCATCAGATGCTCAATAAAACCGGGATTGATTCGATTGCTACTGCCGGTGATGTAAACCGTAACGTGCTGTGTACATCGAACTCGGTTGAATCAGAACTTCATCAAGAAGCTTATGAATGGGCGAAGAAAATAAGTGAGCATTTACTGCCGAAAACCCGGGCTTATGCTGAAATATGGCTGGATGGCGAAAAACTGGAAACAACGGATGAAGAACCGATTCTGGGAAGTAACTATTTACCCCGGAAGTTTAAAACAACCGTTGTGATTCCACCGCATAATGACATTGATGTGCACGCGAATGATTTAAATTTTGTGGCGATTGCTGAAGCTGGCAAGTTGATTGGATTCAATGTGCTGGTGGGTGGCGGTTTAGCGATGACGCATGGTGATACTTCAACCTATCCTCGTCGTGCAGATGATTTTGGCTTCATCCCGCTGGAAAAGACACTCGATGTTGCTGCCGCGGTTGTCTCGACACAGAGAGATTGGGGAAACCGTTCTAACCGTAAGAACGCGAAGACTAAGTACACATTAGATCGCGTTGGTATCGACGTATTTAAGGCTGAAGTTGAAAAAAGGGCCGGTACCCATTTTGCAGAAAGCCGACCTTACGAGTTCACCAGTCGTGGTGATCGTATCGGATGGGTAGAAGGGATTGATGGCAAATTCCATCTGACCCTCTTTATTGAAAATGGGCGGCTACTGGATTATCCGGGTAAGCCATTAAAGACAGGTGTTGCTGAAATCGCGAAAATCCATCAGGGAGACTTCCGGATGACCGCCAATCAAAATCTGATTGTCGCTGGGGTTACCGCTGAGCAAAAAGAGCAGATTGAATTAATTGCCAAAGCGCATGGTTTGATGGATGACGGTGTGAGTGAACAACGCAAGAATTCAATGGCGTGTGTTGCATTCCCAACATGCCCGTTAGCCATGGCTGAGGCTGAACGTTTCTTACCTGAATTTGTCACCGATGTTGAAGGTATTCTGGAAAAACATCAGTTAGGAGAAGATGAGAATATCATTTTGCGCGTCACCGGCTGTCCCAATGGATGTGGCCGAGCCATGCTCGCGGAAGTTGGACTCGTCGGAAAAGCGCCGGGGCGTTATAACCTGCATCTTGGTGGAAATCGCGCAGGTACGCGCATCCCGAAAATGTACAAAGAAAATATTACAGAACGACAGATATTAGCAGAGCTCGACCAATTAGTAGGACGTTGGGCGACAGAGCGTAATGACGGTGAATATTTTGGTGACTTCGTGATTCGAAGTGGAATCATTGACGAAGTCGTCATCTCAAAGAGGGATTTCTATGCCTGA